The following is a genomic window from Candidatus Desulfarcum epimagneticum.
CAGGCTGTCCACCTTCTGGCCGCCCGGGGTGTCCGGGCATCGGTCGAAATAGTCATAAATCCCGTCGCCGTCGGTGTCCACCGGCCCCCGGTCCCATGATCCCCAGGAGCAGCCGATGGGGTTGACCGGCATGTTTTTGGGGGTGTTGGGGCATTTGTCGAAATAGTCATAAACCCCGTCGCCGTCGCTGTCCAGAGCGCAGCCGATTTTGTTGACGGGCTGATTTTGCGGCGTGTTGGGGCATTTGTCCAGCGCGTCTTTCACCCCGTCGCCGTCGCTGTCCAGAGCGCAGCCTGATTCGTCCACCGGCTGGCCCAGGGGCGTGTTAAGGCATTTGTCAAAGTAATCGTTAATGCCGTCGCCGTCGCCGTCGAGGGCGCATCCGATTTTGTTGACGGGCTGGCTCTTCGGCGTGTCGGGGCATTTGTCGAAGTAGTCGTTGATGCCGTCGCCGTCGCCGTCCAGGGCGCAGCCGATTTTGTTGACAGGCTGGTTCTTCGGCGTGTTGGGGCATTTGTCCATGAAGTCATAGATGCCGTCGTCGTCCCGGTCAATGGGGCAGCCGTTTTTGTCCACAGGCTCGTCCCGGGGCGTGTTGGAGCAGCGGTCGAAGTAGTCGTTGATGCCGTCGCCGTCTTTGTCCAGCGCGCAGCCCACGTGGTTGACCTGCTGATTTTTCGGGGTGTCGGGGCACTTGTCCGCATAATCATTGATGCCGTCGCCGTCGCTGTCGGCCACGCACCCGGATTTGTTCACCGCCTGGTTTTTGGGGGTGTCGGGGCAGCGGTCGAAGTAGTCGTTGATGCCGTCGCCGTCCTTGTCCAGCACGCAGCCCACATGATCCACAGGCTGGTTTTTGGGCGTGTTGGGGCAGCGGTCGAAGTAGTCATTGATGCCGTCGCCGTCCTTGTCCAGCGCGCAGCCCACGTGGTTGACTTGCAGATTTTCCGGCGTGTTGGGGCATTCGTCGAGATAATTGCTGACGCCGTCCCCGTCATTGTCGTAGTACTTGTGCTTGTTGGAAGCGCAGCCTATTGACAAGGCCGCCATCGCCAGAAAAGCCAACGCGACGGACCAAACTGTTTTTCTCATGCGGATACCTCCTGATGGAATGTTTTTTTAAGATAAAGGGTTAGGGGGGCGGTTCAAATCCCCGTTCGCAGGCCTGAGCGCATGGGTCTTGTATTGTCATTTTTTTCTTTGTTTTGCAAGATTTTTTTCTGTTATTTTCATCCGCCGGGGCATGGCGGCCCGGCGGATGAAGGCGCGTGAAATACGGCCGGCGGGTGGATACCGGTTGACATTTCATCTCTGAATGTAGTATTTTCATAACATTCACGTGAATGGGGAAGGGCGGGAGGTTTCGGCGCCGCCGCATTCAATAGAAACCGCCCGGCCGGGCGCCGGGCGACGGACAGAAAAAGAGGGGGATAATCGGGTGATGCGCAAACACATACTGACAATGGCCCTGGCCGCCGCGCTGACGCTGTGCGTGTCGTCGTGCACAAAGGTGTTGACCTACCAGTCCATCATTGAGCACGGGATATGGGAGGCCACGGACCGGGAAAAGGTTTTCGACAAGTGCGTCAAGGCGCTCAATGAGAGCGAATACATGATTCTGGCCACGGACCGGGACACGGGCCTGGTGGCCACCGACTGGCTCTCCTTCCGTGTTAAAAACGTCACGGCCAAATACAAAATTAATTTTGTGATTCCCAGAAGCGATGAGGACGGCGGCGGGGAAAGCGCCCGGATCTACGTCAAGGTGAAGGCGGACTGGGAGACCCTGCCCGGATACACGGCGAACAAAGAGACCACCAACGCCCGGGTCAACAATGCGATCAGCGAAAA
Proteins encoded in this region:
- a CDS encoding conserved exported hypothetical protein (Evidence 4 : Unknown function but conserved in other organisms), yielding MRKTVWSVALAFLAMAALSIGCASNKHKYYDNDGDGVSNYLDECPNTPENLQVNHVGCALDKDGDGINDYFDRCPNTPKNQPVDHVGCVLDKDGDGINDYFDRCPDTPKNQAVNKSGCVADSDGDGINDYADKCPDTPKNQQVNHVGCALDKDGDGINDYFDRCSNTPRDEPVDKNGCPIDRDDDGIYDFMDKCPNTPKNQPVNKIGCALDGDGDGINDYFDKCPDTPKSQPVNKIGCALDGDGDGINDYFDKCLNTPLGQPVDESGCALDSDGDGVKDALDKCPNTPQNQPVNKIGCALDSDGDGVYDYFDKCPNTPKNMPVNPIGCSWGSWDRGPVDTDGDGIYDYFDRCPDTPGGQKVDSLGCPR
- a CDS encoding hypothetical protein (Evidence 5 : Unknown function) — its product is MNGEGREVSAPPHSIETARPGAGRRTEKEGDNRVMRKHILTMALAAALTLCVSSCTKVLTYQSIIEHGIWEATDREKVFDKCVKALNESEYMILATDRDTGLVATDWLSFRVKNVTAKYKINFVIPRSDEDGGGESARIYVKVKADWETLPGYTANKETTNARVNNAISENIRTLFDAIEKAVGKSASIGTTMLEWD